The DNA segment TGTGCTCCGGGCACTCACACTacagctgcagccccagagggggcagggagggggcagccccagagatgggaggcacccatggcacaaggaCAAGGAGATCAGGggcaccctgcatcccctgctctcctctccagcagatcctgaggggtCTGCAGCCTCTCCGTGCCATCCCCTCTTCCCAGACCAGCACAAGACCCCTGACCTGGTGCAgccagaaaagtgttttcattcccAGTTTATTCCTGACATGGTAAGGTTGAATGTAAGACAAAGAAGTCATGGGTTCgtttattttccttaagtaaagagagtgcctggctcctgctttaGATAATGGCCCTGGGTAATACAAGACAGGTGGATACTGATGTAGGAGGGGAagaataatggaatttctttgtagacCAGATAATCACAAATgggaaaagtaataaataatatataaagaaggaaagacatgcttggCTTGTCATGACATACACTGGGAGTCGTTTGCAGAGAAAGTTTGACAGCTTCTGGCTGGTGAAAAACGTCCaaccagtttcctcagggcatccttgagttcctgattcctcatgctgtagataaGGGGGTTCagtgctggaggcaccactgagtacagaactgCAACCACTAGGttcagagctggggaggagatggaggggggcttcagatGGGCAAACATGACAGTGCTGGTAAAGAGGGAGACAACGGTCaagtgagggaggcacgtggagaaggctttgtgccgtccctgctcagaggggatcctcagcaccaccctgaagatctgcacataggacaccacaatgaaaacaaaacacccaaaaagtaaacaggcactaaccGTGGTAAGCCGAatttccctgaggtaggagtgtgagcaggagagcttgaggatctgggggatttcacagaagaactggtctagggtgttgccttggcagagtggaagtgaaaatgtgttggctgtgtgcagcatagcaaagagaaacccagtgccccaggcagctgctgccatgtggacacaagctctgctgcccaggagggtcccgtagtgcaggggtttgcagatggcaacgtagcggtcgtaggacatgacggtgagaaggaaatactctcctgaagcaaagaaatagaagaaaaagacctgtgtggcacatcccaagtaggagatgtccctgttgttccagagggaattgtccatggctttggggagagtggtggagatggagcccaggttgaggagggagaggttgaggaggaagaagtacatgggggtgtgcaggtggcggtcacaggcgatggcggtgatgatgaggccgttgcccaggagggcagccaggtagatgcccaggaagagccagaagtgcaagagctgcagctcccgtgtgtctgcgaatgccaggaggaggaactcagtgatggagctgccgttggacatttgtTCACTCTCAGCATGAGGGCCTGTTGAAAGAAAGGAAGACGTTGACAAGTGAGGGCAGATTTCTCTGTCTCAATCCTATGATATTTGTCAAAATATCTCctcaaaattacttctctttctttccgGGATCTGCATTCAACTCCCTTTTATGAGCTCAGGTTTATGCTTCTGAGTGTGGGCTCTTTCTTTGAACAGGCAGAAAACAATGTCTTTCACAGTGCTCTCAGCCTGAATGtgggggagccctgagggacaaaACGCTCCCTGTCACCTTGTGCAGAGTGAGGATAGCTGGTCTGCCCTCAAGTGACCTGTTGGTCATCACGCAGCTGTCCTGTGCTTATTACACCTCTCTCTGCTGGAGGATGATCTCACTAACAATGTactcaaagaagaaaatagactTCCGTGAGCTTGGAAGTGTTGAGTTTCAAAGTCCATTATTTCAAAACCCTCTCTCCATGAGCAGATAGTGATGGCCTGGCAATGCTACTTGGAGTTCTCAAAGCCGGGAGTTATTTGTCTCCAAGACTCCTCCCTGTTAGTGCTCACAGgtcccatcccacccgctgtgtgctcaactctgccctgcagacccctcctggcagcagggccctgcccaggggcatctccctGTCAGCAGGTCCTAAGGACTAGATCAGATAAGCACTGACATTGCAAGCaaaggtggtgctggtgctgtctgTAGGTAGAGGTGTGGGTGAAGGCACTTTATAAGGCTTCTG comes from the Strix uralensis isolate ZFMK-TIS-50842 chromosome 31, bStrUra1, whole genome shotgun sequence genome and includes:
- the LOC141936130 gene encoding olfactory receptor 14J1-like; the protein is MSNGSSITEFLLLAFADTRELQLLHFWLFLGIYLAALLGNGLIITAIACDRHLHTPMYFFLLNLSLLNLGSISTTLPKAMDNSLWNNRDISYLGCATQVFFFYFFASGEYFLLTVMSYDRYVAICKPLHYGTLLGSRACVHMAAAAWGTGFLFAMLHTANTFSLPLCQGNTLDQFFCEIPQILKLSCSHSYLREIRLTTVSACLLFGCFVFIVVSYVQIFRVVLRIPSEQGRHKAFSTCLPHLTVVSLFTSTVMFAHLKPPSISSPALNLVVAVLYSVVPPALNPLIYSMRNQELKDALRKLVGRFSPARSCQTFSANDSQCMS